A window of the Rhizobium sp. N324 genome harbors these coding sequences:
- a CDS encoding aldehyde dehydrogenase, giving the protein MKTTVSSIEGSRQGLFINGEFVAPKAGNYIASYDPTTGKRWYDLAEADADDVDAAVAAANAAFRNPAWRRMTQTDRGALVRRLAELVRASADTLAEIETRDNGKLLKETRAQMRSMPDSYHYFAGMADKLQGDTIPINRMDTLNFNLREPLGVVGMITPWNSPLMLLTGTLAPCLAIGNTVVIKPSEHATASTLALAELIHEAGFPAGVVNVVTGTGKIAGEALTRHPGVSKYVFTGSTATGRRIAGNAAANLVPCSMELGGKSPHVVFGDVEIEHAVNGVVSGVFAAAGQTCVAGSRCFVEAGIYDKFIDALVARTGRIRVGLPTADDTDIGPLALSDQLQKVEGYVAWGVKEGAKIAAGGRRPQKEGLASGGWYYEPTVMVDAQNDMGFMRDEIFGPVVGVMPFRDEAEMIALANDSHYGLASGIWTKDIDRALRFANQIEAGTVWVNTYRSASFMSANGGFKESGYGRRGGFEVMHEFTRLKNVIIDYSGAMQDPFVIRLK; this is encoded by the coding sequence ATGAAGACGACAGTCAGCTCCATCGAAGGTTCGCGACAGGGCCTGTTCATCAACGGCGAATTCGTGGCGCCGAAGGCCGGCAATTACATTGCCAGCTACGATCCGACAACCGGCAAGCGGTGGTACGATCTGGCCGAAGCCGATGCCGATGATGTCGACGCTGCCGTTGCTGCCGCGAACGCCGCCTTCCGCAATCCCGCCTGGCGGCGGATGACGCAGACCGATCGCGGCGCGCTTGTCCGCCGCCTCGCCGAACTGGTGCGGGCCAGTGCCGACACGCTCGCCGAAATCGAAACGCGCGACAACGGCAAGCTTCTCAAGGAAACCCGGGCGCAGATGCGTTCGATGCCGGACAGCTATCACTATTTCGCCGGCATGGCCGATAAGCTGCAGGGCGACACGATCCCGATCAACCGGATGGACACGCTGAACTTCAATCTGCGCGAACCGCTCGGTGTGGTCGGGATGATCACGCCCTGGAATTCGCCGCTCATGCTGCTGACCGGCACGCTGGCCCCCTGCCTGGCGATCGGCAACACCGTCGTCATCAAGCCGTCGGAACACGCGACCGCCTCGACGCTGGCGCTGGCCGAACTCATTCACGAGGCGGGCTTCCCGGCGGGCGTTGTCAACGTCGTGACCGGCACCGGCAAGATCGCCGGTGAGGCCCTGACTCGCCATCCCGGCGTTTCGAAATATGTCTTCACCGGCAGCACCGCCACCGGCCGCCGCATTGCCGGCAACGCGGCGGCGAACCTCGTGCCCTGCTCGATGGAGCTCGGCGGAAAGTCGCCGCATGTTGTGTTCGGCGACGTCGAAATCGAGCATGCGGTCAACGGGGTCGTCTCGGGCGTCTTCGCCGCGGCCGGACAGACCTGCGTTGCCGGTTCGCGCTGCTTCGTCGAGGCCGGCATCTACGACAAGTTCATCGATGCGCTGGTCGCACGCACCGGCCGCATCCGCGTCGGTCTGCCGACCGCCGACGATACCGATATCGGCCCGCTGGCGCTTTCCGACCAGTTGCAGAAGGTCGAGGGCTATGTCGCCTGGGGCGTCAAGGAAGGCGCCAAGATCGCCGCTGGCGGACGCCGCCCGCAAAAGGAAGGTCTGGCGAGCGGCGGCTGGTACTACGAGCCGACGGTCATGGTCGATGCGCAGAACGACATGGGCTTCATGCGCGACGAGATCTTCGGCCCCGTCGTCGGCGTCATGCCGTTCCGCGACGAGGCGGAGATGATCGCTCTCGCCAACGATAGTCATTACGGCCTCGCCTCCGGCATCTGGACCAAGGATATCGACCGGGCGCTGCGCTTCGCCAACCAGATCGAGGCGGGCACCGTCTGGGTCAATACCTACCGCTCGGCCTCCTTCATGTCCGCCAATGGCGGTTTCAAGGAGAGCGGTTACGGACGGCGCGGCGGCTTCGAGGTGATGCACG
- a CDS encoding flavin reductase — protein sequence MAETAARTDAPIDPIALRRAFGTFVTGVTVITTRDEDGTPRGMTANSFTSVSLDPPLLLVCVAKAASSYRAFTNAGCFAVNILHEGQVDISGTFASKSPDKFQSVTHDHIHTGAPVLTDSLTWFDCTTYSAVDAGDHTVLIGQVRAFGTSPTAPLGFCRGRYASVKDPLPAGWLASHGMIIGYLIEAGDGLLLRSDGRGGWVLPSARRRKADSQLVVEGGDALRLVPEETFLYSVFDVADSDPGYLVYRARLAGEGEEVNLPADLRFFGIDDLPYEAIATHELRSMLRRYVRERQAGRFGIYMDSDDGGRVAMIDGEARAWLQASQDQGQ from the coding sequence ATGGCGGAGACAGCGGCGAGGACGGATGCCCCGATCGACCCGATCGCACTGCGCCGGGCCTTCGGAACCTTCGTGACGGGTGTGACCGTCATCACCACGCGCGACGAGGACGGGACCCCGCGCGGCATGACCGCGAATTCGTTTACATCAGTGTCGCTCGATCCGCCGCTGCTTCTCGTCTGCGTCGCGAAGGCGGCCTCCAGCTATCGGGCCTTCACCAATGCCGGCTGCTTTGCGGTCAATATCCTTCATGAAGGTCAGGTCGATATCTCAGGCACATTCGCCTCGAAGTCTCCAGACAAGTTCCAGTCGGTCACCCACGATCACATCCATACCGGCGCGCCGGTTCTGACCGACAGTCTGACATGGTTCGACTGCACCACCTACAGCGCCGTCGATGCTGGCGACCATACGGTTCTCATCGGCCAGGTCCGCGCCTTCGGCACCAGCCCGACCGCGCCGCTCGGCTTCTGCCGCGGCCGTTACGCCAGCGTCAAGGATCCGCTGCCGGCGGGCTGGCTTGCCTCGCACGGGATGATCATCGGCTACTTGATCGAGGCCGGCGACGGCCTGCTGCTGCGCTCGGACGGGAGGGGCGGCTGGGTGCTGCCATCGGCACGCCGCCGCAAGGCCGACAGCCAGCTGGTGGTCGAGGGCGGCGATGCGCTGCGCCTCGTACCGGAAGAGACCTTCCTCTATTCCGTCTTCGACGTTGCCGACAGCGATCCCGGCTATCTCGTCTATCGCGCCCGGTTGGCAGGCGAGGGGGAAGAGGTCAACCTGCCTGCCGATCTCCGCTTCTTCGGCATCGATGATCTGCCCTACGAGGCGATCGCCACCCATGAACTGCGCTCCATGTTGCGCCGCTATGTGCGCGAGCGGCAGGCGGGCCGCTTCGGCATCTACATGGATTCCGACGATGGCGGCCGCGTCGCGATGATCGACGGCGAAGCCCGTGCCTGGCTCCAAGCCTCCCAAGACCAAGGACAGTGA